Proteins from a genomic interval of Salvelinus alpinus chromosome 7, SLU_Salpinus.1, whole genome shotgun sequence:
- the LOC139581212 gene encoding P2X purinoceptor 3-like isoform X2 has product MSMLWGFITDFFTYETTKSVVVKSWSVGIINRVVQLLIIIYFVCWVFLHEKAYQVKDSGIESSVMTKVKGFGYHNNRVMDVADYVAPTQGAAVFCIITKLIVTEKQFQGFCPESEVKYECETDEDCDKHLGSFLGNGIITGACVNSSEGGRCEMEGWCPAENDKVIMQPMMEVENFTIFIKNSIRFPMFNVTRGNFPSSLNTTYIRSCTYDPEHNRHCPIFKGGEIGINIEWECNLDESEERCQPHYSFTRLDAVFQKNAISQGYNFRFAKYYKTENGMKNRTDFRTLHKAYAIRFDILVTGLAGKFNTVPTLINLVAAFTSVGLGTVLCDIILLNFLKGADQYKAKKFEEVSESQIQILLSRESCSQLSVKAEEKISDDSGAVSLYLDQQL; this is encoded by the exons ATGTCTATGCTATGGGGCTTTATTACGGACTTCTTCACCTACGAGACAACCAAGTCTGTGGTGGTGAAGAGCTGGTCTGTTGGAATCATCAACCGCGTCGTACAACTGCTCATCATCATCTACTTCGTTTG TTGGGTCTTTTTACACGAAAAGGCATACCAGGTGAAAGACTCTGGCATCGAGTCTTCTGTCATGACTAAGGTGAAGGGCTTCGGTTACCATAACAACCGTGTGATGGACGTGGCGGACTATGTCGCCCCTACGCAG GGTGCCGCAGTGTTCTGCATCATCACCAAGCTCATCGTCACGGAGAAACAATTCCAAGGCTTCTGCCCTGAG AGTGAAGTGAAGTACGAGTGTGAAACAGATGAAGACTGTGACAAGCATTTAGGGAGCTTCCTTGGAAACG GAATAATAACCGGTGCCTGTGTGAACTCCTCTGAAGGAGGCCGCTGTGAGATGGAGGGTTGGTGCCCTGCTGAGAATGACAAAGTCATAAT GCAACCAATGATGGAGGTGGAAAACTTCACCATCTTCATCAAGAACAGTATCCGCTTCCCTATGTTCAACGTCACCAG AGGGAACTTCCCGTCATCGCTGAATACAACTTATATCAGGAGCTGTACATATGACCCGGAGCACAACCGGCACTGTCCCATCTTCAAG GGTGGAGAGATCGGGATCAATATTGAATGGGAGTGTAATCTGGATGAGTCAGAAGAGAGATGTCAACCACATTACTCCTTTACGCGACTTGATGCTGTGTTTCAGAAGAACGCCATCTCTCAGGGATACAACTTCAG ATTTGCCAAATATTACAAAACGGAGAATGGGATGAAGAATCGGACGGACTTCCGCACTCTCCACAAGGCCTACGCCATCCGCTTTGACATCCTGGTCACTGGGCTT GCAGGGAAGTTCAACACAGTTCCTACTCTGATCAACCTAGTGGCAGCCTTTACCTCTGTGGGACTG GGTACGGTCCTCTGTGATATCATCCTCCTGAACTTCCTGAAGGGGGCGGACCAATACAAGGCCAAGAAATTTGAAGAG GTTTCTGAGTCACAGATACAGATATTACTCTCCCGAGAAAGTTGCAGCCAGCTGTCAGTCAAAGCAGAGGAGAAGATTTCAGATGACTCGGGAGCTGTCTCCCTTTACCTGGACCAGCAGCTTTGA
- the LOC139581212 gene encoding P2X purinoceptor 3-like isoform X1, translated as MSMLWGFITDFFTYETTKSVVVKSWSVGIINRVVQLLIIIYFVCWVFLHEKAYQVKDSGIESSVMTKVKGFGYHNNRVMDVADYVAPTQGAAVFCIITKLIVTEKQFQGFCPESEVKYECETDEDCDKHLGSFLGNGIITGACVNSSEGGRCEMEGWCPAENDKVIMQPMMEVENFTIFIKNSIRFPMFNVTRGNFPSSLNTTYIRSCTYDPEHNRHCPIFKVGDVLRYTGQNFSTIAQTGGEIGINIEWECNLDESEERCQPHYSFTRLDAVFQKNAISQGYNFRFAKYYKTENGMKNRTDFRTLHKAYAIRFDILVTGLAGKFNTVPTLINLVAAFTSVGLGTVLCDIILLNFLKGADQYKAKKFEEVSESQIQILLSRESCSQLSVKAEEKISDDSGAVSLYLDQQL; from the exons ATGTCTATGCTATGGGGCTTTATTACGGACTTCTTCACCTACGAGACAACCAAGTCTGTGGTGGTGAAGAGCTGGTCTGTTGGAATCATCAACCGCGTCGTACAACTGCTCATCATCATCTACTTCGTTTG TTGGGTCTTTTTACACGAAAAGGCATACCAGGTGAAAGACTCTGGCATCGAGTCTTCTGTCATGACTAAGGTGAAGGGCTTCGGTTACCATAACAACCGTGTGATGGACGTGGCGGACTATGTCGCCCCTACGCAG GGTGCCGCAGTGTTCTGCATCATCACCAAGCTCATCGTCACGGAGAAACAATTCCAAGGCTTCTGCCCTGAG AGTGAAGTGAAGTACGAGTGTGAAACAGATGAAGACTGTGACAAGCATTTAGGGAGCTTCCTTGGAAACG GAATAATAACCGGTGCCTGTGTGAACTCCTCTGAAGGAGGCCGCTGTGAGATGGAGGGTTGGTGCCCTGCTGAGAATGACAAAGTCATAAT GCAACCAATGATGGAGGTGGAAAACTTCACCATCTTCATCAAGAACAGTATCCGCTTCCCTATGTTCAACGTCACCAG AGGGAACTTCCCGTCATCGCTGAATACAACTTATATCAGGAGCTGTACATATGACCCGGAGCACAACCGGCACTGTCCCATCTTCAAGGTGGGAGATGTGCTGCGCTATACTGGACAGAACTTCTCCACCATTGCTCAGACA GGTGGAGAGATCGGGATCAATATTGAATGGGAGTGTAATCTGGATGAGTCAGAAGAGAGATGTCAACCACATTACTCCTTTACGCGACTTGATGCTGTGTTTCAGAAGAACGCCATCTCTCAGGGATACAACTTCAG ATTTGCCAAATATTACAAAACGGAGAATGGGATGAAGAATCGGACGGACTTCCGCACTCTCCACAAGGCCTACGCCATCCGCTTTGACATCCTGGTCACTGGGCTT GCAGGGAAGTTCAACACAGTTCCTACTCTGATCAACCTAGTGGCAGCCTTTACCTCTGTGGGACTG GGTACGGTCCTCTGTGATATCATCCTCCTGAACTTCCTGAAGGGGGCGGACCAATACAAGGCCAAGAAATTTGAAGAG GTTTCTGAGTCACAGATACAGATATTACTCTCCCGAGAAAGTTGCAGCCAGCTGTCAGTCAAAGCAGAGGAGAAGATTTCAGATGACTCGGGAGCTGTCTCCCTTTACCTGGACCAGCAGCTTTGA